The Euphorbia lathyris chromosome 2, ddEupLath1.1, whole genome shotgun sequence genome includes a window with the following:
- the LOC136217240 gene encoding G-type lectin S-receptor-like serine/threonine-protein kinase At4g27290, with amino-acid sequence MNFTVFLCFFLISISRVSIAKDILLPGESMKDGETLISRDGNFELGFFTPNNSSSRYLGIWYKKLHVKTVVWIANIDAPFTNTLGVVQVNRHGFIILQNSTKSTVWSSNKSRNVQNPVAQLLDSGNFVVKDGNNTNFENIVWQSFDFPYDTLLPGMKLGWDLDTGLNRILSSWKTEYDPSKGDYSCFIDLRGFPQIFIMKGAVIDCRIGPWNGIQFAGSPQLKPNPIFEYKFVSNQHEIYYSYELKNSSVVSTLKISEKGVLERHVWIEKTQSWLLFFSVPTDQCDKYALCGPNGICNISSYPVCECLEGFVPKSLTDWNASDWSDGCVRRAHLSCQNGDRFLKHSRIQLPDTSSSWVDKSIGLNECEELCLRNCSCVAYSNSDIRGSGCLLWFDDLIDMRVFAEGGQDIYIKMSASELEKEKLYQKKKAAIIISCLVLAMGILALGLFLHILQRKCLFSAFINVIPYQNMLYIYNISGIDQLTGGYGVEEKIELRSFSLATIKNATDNFSLHNKLGEGGFGPVYKGTLLDGQEIAVKRLSQTSGQGQNEFRNEVVMIAKLQHRNLVKLLGCCIQGGEKLLIYDYLPNKSLDSIIFDKTKSKFVDWDKRFYIISGIAKGLLYLHQDSRLRIIHRDLKASNILLDGDMNPKISDFGLARIISKDQTAVNTKRVVGTYGYMAPECTMDGHFSIKSDVFSFGVLVLEIVSGERNQGFCHPDHGHNLVGHVWRLGMKEKELEVVDNCVLKSCCLNQVQRCIQVALLCVQTLPEDRPDMLAVVVMLRSEGLLPQPKPPGFYTERNPFELESSKRKEGIFSRAEITTTSIGPR; translated from the exons ATGAATTTTACTGTGTTTCTCTGTTTTTTCTTAATCTCAATCTCAAGAGTCAGCATTGCAAAAGATATTTTACTTCCAGGTGAGTCAATGAAAGATGGTGAGACACTGATTTCACGAGATGGGAACTTTGAACTTGGATTTTTCACTCCAAATAATTCTAGTAGCAGGTACTTAGGTATTTGGTACAAGAAACTACATGTTAAAACAGTTGTGTGGATAGCCAACATAGATGCTCCATTTACTAACACATTAGGAGTTGTACAAGTCAATCGTCATGGGTTCATTATCCTTCAAAATAGCACAAAGAGTACTGTTTGGTCATCTAATAAATCAAGGAATGTACAGAATCCAGTTGCACAACTCTTGGATTCGGGAAACTTTGTTGTCAAAGACGGTAATAATACCAACTTTGAGAATATAGTATGGCAGAGTTTTGATTTTCCATATGATACCTTATTACCAGGCATGAAACTTGGATGGGACCTTGATACAGGTCTCAATAGAATTCTATCATCATGGAAGACCGAATATGATCCAAGTAAAGGTGATTATTCATGCTTCATTGATCTTCGAGGATTTCCTCAGATTTTTATTATGAAAGGAGCTGTAATAGATTGTCGAATTGGGCCGTGGAATGGCATCCAGTTTGCAGGGAGCCCCCAGCTGAAACCAAATCCAATATTTGAATATAAATTTGTGTCGAATCAGCATGAAATATACTATTCCTATGAGCTCAAAAATAGTTCAGTTGTTTCGACGTTGAAAATCAGCGAAAAAGGTGTGCTAGAACGACATGTTTGGATCGAAAAAACACAGAGTTGGTTGTTATTCTTTTCTGTACCAACAGATCAATGTGATAAATATGCATTATGTGGTCCAAATGGTATTTGCAATATCAGTAGTTATCCAGTGTGTGAATGCTTGGAAGGGTTTGTGCCAAAATCGTTAACAGATTGGAATGCATCAGATTGGTCAGATGGATGTGTCCGAAGGGCTCACTTGAGCTGCCAAAATGGAGACAGATTTTTGAAGCATTCAAGAATACAATTGCCAGACACATCTTCTTCTTGGGTTGATAAGAGTATAGGTCTAAATGAATGTGAGGAGTTGTGCTTAAGAAATTGTTCTTGTGTGGCATATTCAAATTCAGATATTAGAGGATCAGGTTGTTTGCTTTGGTTTGATGATCTGATTGACATGAGGGTATTTGCAGAAGGAGGGCAAGACATATATATAAAGAtgtctgcttcagaactag AAAAAGAGAAATTATACCAGAAGAAAAAGGCTGCAATTATAATCAGCTGTCTCGTTTTAGCAATGGGAATTCTAGCTTTGGGATTGTTCTTGCACATACTACAGCGAAAATGTTT GTTCTCTGCTTTTATCAATGTAATCCCTTATCAAAACATGCTTTATATTTATAACATTTcaggaattgatcaattgaCTGGAGGTTATGGTGTAGAGGAAAAGATTGAGTTACGTTCCTTTAGTTTAGCAACTATAAAAAATGCTACTGATAACTTTTCACTCCACAATAAACTAGGAGAAGGTGGTTTTGGACCAGTATACAAG GGTACACTCTTGGATGGACAAGAAATTGCAGTGAAAAGGCTTTCACAAACATCTGGACAAGGACAAAATGAATTCAGAAATGAAGTTGTAATGATTGCAAAGCTTCAACATAGAAATCTGGTTAAGCTTCTCGGCTGTTGCATACAAGGAGgtgaaaaattattaatttatgattACCTGCCTAACAAAAGCTTGGACTCCATTATTTTTG ACAAAACAAAGAGCAAATTCGTAGATTGGGATAAGCGCTTCTATATCATTAGCGGAATTGCAAAGGGCCTTCTTTATCTCCATCAAGACTCTAGGTTACGAATTATCCATAGAGATTTGAAGGCGAGCAATATTTTACTAGACGGTGACATGAACCCAAAAATATCAGATTTCGGCTTGGCTAGAATAATCTCAAAAGATCAAACTGCAGTAAATACAAAAAGAGTAGTTGGGACATA TGGTTACATGGCACCTGAGTGCACTATGGACGGACACTTCTCAATTAAATCCGATGTTTTCAGTTTTGGTGTTTTAGTGCTAGAAATAGTTAGCGGAGAGAGAAACCAGGGATTTTGCCATCCAGATCACGGTCACAACCTTGTTGGACAT GTATGGAGATTAGGGATGAAAGAGAAGGAGTTAGAAGTAGTTGATAATTGTGTACTAAAATCATGTTGTTTAAATCAAGTTCAACGTTGCATACAAGTGGCACTGTTATGCGTGCAAACACTACCGGAAGATCGACCGGACATGTTAGCAGTGGTAGTAATGTTGAGGAGCGAAGGTTTGCTGCCTCAGCCAAAGCCGCCAGGTTTTTATACAGAAAGAAATCCATTTGAGCTGGAGTCCTCAAAAAGGAAAGAAGGAATATTTTCGAGGGCTGAAATAACCACAACATCTATAGGTCCCAGGTAG